From a region of the Microbacterium sp. nov. GSS16 genome:
- a CDS encoding glycerol-3-phosphate dehydrogenase/oxidase — protein MNSSASRKGSASRKGSASGNSSAALNASRRRIELARAAETVADVLIVGGGITGTGAALDAAARGLSVVLIEAHDLAFGTSRFSSKLVHGGLRYLATGDVATARESARERHLLMTAIAPHLTHPLAQLLPFSPGIDIRQRGAGAAGMVIGDALRWQAHTPRRVLPAPHPVSGRHARRLVPALAREGLHGGMVAYDGQLDDDARLVVTVARTAAALGAKILTRVRARALHANAVDAEDELSGERLQLRARTVINATGVWAGSLDGAIRVRPSRGTHIVLDGADLGHPTAALTIPHPGSISRYVFALPQPDGLVYVGLTDEDAPGPVPDVAEPTEGEIVFLLDTLNRVLARPLPRERVLGAFAGLRPLVDSGDATSADVSRRHLVTVSDAGVVSVLGGKLTTYRRMAQDAVDVAVERGRLEAAACTTASLRLVALPERIPQAPLVDGAAATEQDVVNAVREEGALDADDVLDRRLRADVVPARRAALLAPVTRLVDRTLDELSASE, from the coding sequence ATGAACAGCTCTGCGTCCAGGAAGGGCTCTGCGTCCAGGAAGGGCTCTGCGTCCGGGAACAGCTCTGCGGCCCTGAACGCATCGCGGCGCCGGATCGAGCTCGCGCGGGCTGCGGAGACCGTCGCCGACGTGCTGATCGTCGGCGGAGGCATCACCGGAACGGGCGCGGCGCTCGATGCCGCCGCCCGAGGATTGAGCGTCGTGCTGATCGAAGCGCACGATCTCGCGTTCGGCACCAGCCGGTTCAGCTCGAAGCTCGTGCACGGCGGGCTGCGGTACCTGGCCACCGGTGATGTCGCGACCGCCAGGGAGAGTGCCAGGGAGCGCCATCTGCTGATGACCGCCATCGCCCCGCACCTCACCCATCCACTTGCCCAGCTGCTGCCGTTCTCTCCCGGCATCGACATCCGCCAACGCGGCGCGGGCGCTGCGGGCATGGTGATCGGAGATGCGCTGCGCTGGCAGGCGCACACGCCGCGTCGCGTGCTGCCGGCGCCGCACCCGGTGTCGGGCCGCCACGCGCGCCGTCTCGTACCCGCGCTGGCACGCGAGGGACTGCACGGCGGCATGGTCGCGTACGACGGCCAGCTCGACGACGACGCGCGTCTCGTCGTCACGGTCGCGCGCACCGCGGCGGCGCTCGGCGCGAAGATCCTCACTCGCGTGCGCGCCCGCGCCCTGCATGCGAATGCGGTGGACGCCGAGGACGAGCTCAGCGGCGAGAGACTGCAGCTGCGCGCTCGCACCGTCATCAACGCCACCGGCGTCTGGGCGGGATCACTCGACGGAGCGATCCGGGTTCGGCCCAGCCGCGGCACGCACATCGTGCTCGACGGCGCCGACCTCGGGCATCCCACCGCCGCGCTCACCATCCCGCACCCCGGCTCGATCAGCCGCTACGTCTTCGCCCTCCCGCAGCCGGACGGGCTCGTCTACGTAGGACTGACCGATGAGGACGCGCCCGGCCCCGTGCCCGATGTCGCCGAGCCGACCGAAGGCGAGATCGTGTTCCTGCTCGACACGCTGAATCGAGTGCTCGCTCGTCCCCTGCCGCGGGAGCGGGTGCTCGGGGCGTTCGCCGGCCTTCGTCCGCTGGTCGACAGCGGCGATGCCACCTCGGCCGACGTGTCGCGTCGTCACCTCGTGACGGTGTCCGACGCCGGCGTCGTGAGCGTGCTGGGGGGAAAGCTCACGACGTACCGTCGCATGGCGCAGGACGCCGTCGACGTCGCCGTCGAACGCGGCCGACTCGAGGCGGCTGCGTGCACCACGGCCTCTCTGCGGCTGGTGGCGCTGCCCGAGCGGATCCCGCAGGCGCCGCTCGTCGACGGTGCGGCGGCGACCGAGCAGGACGTCGTGAACGCCGTGCGCGAGGAGGGCGCTCTCGATGCCGATGACGTGTTGGATCGTCGGCTGCGAGCGGACGTGGTGCCCGCGCGGCGCGCAGCTCTGCTCGCGCCGGTCACCCGGCTCGTCGACCGGACGCTCGACGAGCTCAGTGCTTCTGAATGA
- a CDS encoding TetR/AcrR family transcriptional regulator — protein MEDRQPQTDAMVSDGALPGRWEAMQHRILDAAELLIAQRGVRGLAIAELARTAEVSRPTVYRSWASADEVVRTTLLRRMLRLLDGIPVAADRPALVTAVHDFTRAFQADPLYAALLEREPEIFTRYTLHRFGASQRAILRWLSASVAAGQTGGSVRTGDPGHIAVMLLIMTQSAILSHGTVSDLISDDAWEHELHAAVDGMLRP, from the coding sequence ATGGAAGATCGTCAACCGCAGACCGATGCCATGGTCTCCGACGGCGCGCTCCCCGGGCGCTGGGAGGCCATGCAGCATCGCATCCTCGACGCCGCCGAGCTGCTCATCGCGCAGCGCGGCGTGCGCGGACTCGCGATCGCCGAGCTCGCTCGCACCGCCGAGGTCAGCCGCCCTACCGTGTATCGCAGCTGGGCGAGCGCCGACGAGGTGGTGCGCACCACTCTGCTGCGGCGCATGCTGCGACTGCTCGACGGGATCCCGGTGGCGGCGGATCGCCCCGCCCTGGTCACCGCGGTGCACGATTTCACCCGCGCCTTCCAGGCGGATCCGCTCTACGCGGCGTTGCTCGAGCGTGAGCCCGAGATCTTCACGCGCTACACCCTGCACAGGTTCGGTGCCAGCCAGCGCGCCATCCTGCGCTGGCTCTCGGCATCCGTCGCCGCCGGACAGACGGGCGGATCGGTGCGCACCGGAGACCCCGGGCACATCGCCGTGATGCTGCTGATCATGACCCAGTCCGCGATCCTGTCCCACGGCACCGTGTCGGATCTGATCAGCGACGACGCCTGGGAGCACGAGCTGCATGCCGCCGTCGACGGGATGCTGCGGCCATGA